CCGTATCCACGTATATGATGTACGGCCAGAAGGGGACAGTGGCGGCTTGTACCAAAACTGGCCAGGAAGTGCCCCTCAATGCCGATGCTCTTGAGGCGGTGTCTCATGATTTCAACCGAATGCATGCGATCAATCCTGCACAATACATTGATTTTATTTCCATCGGCTTGCCGCAGTTCCGTGTCAAAAGCATCGCCCTGCTGGATACTCCCGGCTACAACGCCAGTGATGTTGCCACGCTGCAGGAATATACGGACAAAAGGCGTTCTCTCAAGGCGCTTCGTTCTGTGGACCATCTTGTCTGGCTCATTTCAGCCAAAGAGCCCCTCTTAAGCAGAACAGACGCGAATTTCATCAAAAACCTCAATCTTTCCGGCAAAGTGACGGTGATTGCCAATAAATGTGACCAAGTCTGCGATATTTTCCAAAGCGCCAATCCAGACAATACCGACTGCATTAAAAAAATTCGTCGATGCTTTGACGAAGCTGGAATTGCCTGCGATGCGGTTATTCCATATTGCGCTAAAGATCCTGAGTGGAACGGAGGACGCAAAAGAGTGCTCGATTTTCTTACAAAGGCAGCATCTTCCAAGCAATATGCTGAAGATTGTGGAGCACAAATGGATATAATTCTTACTGAACTTAAAAATGAATTTGAAAATATGCTCAGCAGCATGTCCATTGCGGAAATGGAAGAAATTGACACCTATGTTGACGCCTCGTCCAACCCGCTTGAACTGCAATCTCTTGTCAGGTTACGTGGTTTGATGGGTTTTGAGCGCTCCAAACTGCTTTACGATCACAGCATTTTCAATGCGTGTGCCGCTACTCTTTCACAATGGATAAAGCAACAGCAGATGTCTGCAAAGTGAGGAAAACCCATGAATAATCGTACATTTCCTCTTCTGGCAGCGCTGTCATCCACGGATATTGTGGAAGATAATGAGCTGGAAAAGAATCTCAATGGACTGAGAAAGAGTATTGAAGACGAATTACTGCCTAGGCTGTATGAAAGCCGCTATATCGAAAAAAGTCGTTTGGAACTGGGTCTGGACAGTGTCCTCAAGGATGCCGCCACGCTGTGCAGACGTCCGGAGTTGCTGGGACGCACATGTGTAGGAATAGTCTGCGCTGATGACACAGCCCTTCCGGTGATCGACGCTCTGGGGCACGACCGTGACTCCTTGGCGGCCTTTGATTGTGATTCCCGTTTTCACCATGCGTGGACTATGCGAACTTCTATTCCTCTGTGGCTTGTTCATGACGCTGACAATCCCCGCGTGACTGTTGCCGATCTCATGGGCCGCGATGTAGCACTCAATGGCATCATTGGCGACCGTGAAAACAAACGAATCGCCCTTTTGCCCGAGGAGTACGAGACCCTGCTCGCCCTTGGCGAGGATGGTATCGATCCACGCGATGTAGTCTCTGCCCTGTCGTATTTTGTGCCTCTTAAACGCCCCCAGTCCGTCTATTTTATCTTACCGCCGCAAGAATTTGAACGCGACGGTTATGAAAAATACATCGCTCAATGTGATGTAGTTTTTGTATGTGGCACTGTGCATAATGAATACTGTATCAACGCACTTTGTGATAATTTCAACATGCCTGTCTATTTTGTTGCAAAGGACGCTGCCGCAGTCCGGGACACGGTCAAAATAATTAAGGACAAAGTACCAGAGCGTATTGTCGATGTTGTTAACATTAAAGATGTTGACTGTCTTCTTGACAGCTATAACGGATATGTTGATCGCATTACAATTTATGACAGATTAATGTATGAGATGCTTGCATTTATCGAATCTGTCAGTATCAAAATCGCGCAACACAGGAATTTGACTGATGATATTAAACGTGACTACATATTGTCTCTAAAAACACAGAGCAATATCAATGATATTTTAGAAAAAATTCAGAACGATTTTTTGCAAAACAATACGATGCTTGAAAAGAATAAAGATGACTTTTCAGCAGCTTATCACAGAGTTCTTGCGGATGCTGCAGACCTCGAGGCTCTGTTGCGCAATATCGGCCCAGCTCGCCCCAGCAATGAAGCGAACGGCCGACTACATGCAGGCCCTATGAGTCACAGTTCTTTGTGGCGGCGTATCATTCTGCGGGCGCTTGCGTCGGACAACCCCGCCCTTGCTGAGAAGTATCAGAATAAATTTGCCAAACTCTATCCTGAGCAGGCATTTGTTACTGAACTCTACATCAATAAGAACAAGCAGATTCCCATTTCCCCAAGTAGCATAGAGCAACTACGTCATATGCCCGATAACCCGGAAGTATTTCGCGCCAAAATTTTCTTCCGTGAAGAACTGGGGCTTTCAGAGCAAGACTGCGCCGAAATTGCCGCGCTGTTGCCCAAACACAAGAATGCCGATGAAAAATATTTCTGGGCCGTACATTTGAACGAAGTGTACCAACAGCACAAAAAAAATGGAACGAGAGCCCCCCTCCCCTTTACCGATGTACTCACGGCCTTCAGGCGTGCCGTGTTGGCTGGCAGCGATGCGGCTGCGCAAACCTTTGCCATATATTGCGGCGGGGAAAATCTTTTCGACGAAGCGCGAGAAATCGCAGACATGGCACAACCCACTGCGGCCTTTGTGTACCGCTTGCTTTGCCTCACACGGGGCGATTCCACTACTGCCCACAGATATCTGAAAATGTCCGCCGCCCTAGAATATCCCGCCGCCGTGTCTAGTTTTGCTGAAGAATGCTGGGAAAATCGGGCTTGCGGCGCAGCTATTTCCTTTGACTATGGCGAAGGCGTTTTGAGGGGCATCGATAGCGAGGCCATAAACTCAGGCGTTGCCATTTATGAATATCTGCAATCAAACAAGTTGCAGGGCTTAAACGTTCCAGACATTTCCGAACGTCTTGGCTTTTTTTATTTCTGCTCCGAACAATGGCGCAAAAGCAGGGCCGCTCTAGACAACGCACCAAGGACACCGGAAGGAAAATTCAGCCTCGCCGTCATGCTCAAATATGGCCACGGCGGCAATCTGAGCAAGGAGGAGGCCATCAGGCTTATGATAGAAGCAGAATCTATGGACGGCTTTTTTGCCCGTGTAGCAACAGCAATAAAGAACAAGTGGCATGTTGATGATCGAGCCAGGATTTAATTTTTATATACACGCAATAGAATTTCCTGTACATAGACAACCATTCTAATTTTTGTAAAAACCTTTTTACGTGGAGGATACTTGCATGCCTTTTCCTTTACTTGTACCATTTGGCGCAGCAATTGCCAGTGCTATTGGCACTGCTGCCGGTGCCGCTGCTACTGTCGGTGCAGTTGCAGCGGCCGGGGCCACTGCTGTGGCCACAGCAGCTGTGGCTGCCGCGCCCTTTCTTGCAGCAGGAGCCGCTGTACTTGGCGGATTGGCCATTACAGGCTATATAGTTGAACAAAATGAAAGAGCCCAAAGGGAAGCACGCGAGGCAGCCGAGAAAATAGCCTCGCGTGAGCGCGAAAAAGAGCTGCTCAAGAAAAAGACACAATTTGAAGAGAAAGTGAGCAACCTGGAAAAACAATACGGAAGTAAAGTCCCCCAAAATAAACAGGAAGAGATCTTAAAGGCCAGCTCAGTATTATTGGGCGAATTTGAAGGCAATAAAGCCGGGCTTGCAACCAAGGGCCAGTCTTCATCCAGCAAGGCAGACGCAGCTGCGGCGGAACTCATAGCATTTCAGGAACAATGTGGCCTCAAAAAGTAATGGGAGTGGTCTGCCACTACAAATTCCATGACGTTTGATTGCGACAAGTGCGGAGCCTGTTGCCGCCATCTCAAGCTTTTTGGCGACGCGTACGCTTGGCTTGTGGATGGCGGTACAGGCATGTGTCGTTATTTCGACCCAAATACCAATCTCTGCACCATCTATCCCATCCGGCCTTTGATGTGCAATATTGACCTGGGCTATGGCCTCTTTTTTTCGCATATTCCCTATGCAGAATTTATCGAAAAAAACAGGCAGGCCTGCGGCGTACTAAAGAAACTTCCCCCAGACCTCAAACATCACGAATGACTACTCTCAATTTTCCCCACGATATTGCCTATGTCCAGAATCTTGCCCGAACAATTGCGCCCTGTGCCGTAAAGAAAAAAGACCATCATTTCAATTTGGGTATTGGCCTGTCCACGCGCTGCAACTTCCGTTGCCCCATGTGTTATTATCACAGCGAAACGGGCGACTTCGTCGAGCCAAGAGACATGCCCCTGTCTCTTTTGGATGCAATCCTAAATCAATTACCAACCCTTGCAAACATAACCGTTGGATTGGAGGGCGAACCCTTTTGCCATCCGTCCATATTCCAGGCTTTGGATATGATGGCCCAAAAATCGGACAGGATCAGCATTGTTTCCAATGGCAGTCTACTAACACCCAGCGTATGCCGCACCCTTTCAGCCTATCCCATTACCCTCTTTGCCTTGAGCATTGATGCCGCAGATACTGCGGCCTATGCCAAATTTCGTGTCGGAGGAAATCTCCAGACCTTCAAAAAGCACGGTGCCTGCCTCGCAGAATATTTTGGAGATGCAGTGCGCCTGCACACGGTCATGTTTGCGGAAAATCTTGATTCCATCTTCCAGATGCCTCAGGTAGCAGCAGAGATGGGTATCGGACATATTAGCTTTCAGCAATTACGCCCTCATGCGGCTGCCCTGAGACGCGGCATTACTCCTTCAGACCATTTTGAACTGGAGTCGTGCCTTAACCGGCTTATTGAGAATGCTAAAAAATACAATATTGTACTGCATTTTGATAGTTTTTTCGCAAACAAAACCATCATGCAGATGCTGTCTGACATTTCAGAAACAACTTCGGTCGTTAGCGTACAACCACACGTGGGCAAGCAGTGCCCCTATATTTTCAATTTCACTTCCATTCTTTCCGATGGCCGCATCTTCCCCTGTTGCGGAGATTTTCGACCGGCTGAAGTTGGTGACTATTCTTTTGACGGCATTTTCAATCACGACTACTTGAAAAGTTTGCGTACCCTCTGTCTCCAAAGCATTCCAATGGCACCGTGTTCTTTATGTAGACAGGACCTCATGGATTACTGACAAGCACTGCAATGAACACATTGTGTCTAATGTTTGCATAAATAGTATAAAAGCATCAAGGCACAAAAAAATATCCTATATCATCATAGTAAATACATAAAAAATTTAAAAAATCACCTTTTAATATGATCTAAAAATCTTTCTACAAAAAAAACTATTTCTCCTGAGAGCGCTTTCAAAACATAATCACCATCCTTCAATTCAAAATCATATTTTTTTTCTACATAATTTTTGATTAAAAGATTCATATCCTCATCATCTTTTC
This DNA window, taken from Desulfomicrobium sp. ZS1, encodes the following:
- a CDS encoding YkgJ family cysteine cluster protein, which encodes MTFDCDKCGACCRHLKLFGDAYAWLVDGGTGMCRYFDPNTNLCTIYPIRPLMCNIDLGYGLFFSHIPYAEFIEKNRQACGVLKKLPPDLKHHE
- a CDS encoding dynamin family protein codes for the protein MTFNTDVDIDDIAAVQNSYLANPNRGLELVSSLLAGASQANDRKINNTLDEMIAACGRLHLPEDEKYFGKLRQLVELLKTPARYRMLKGYTIVGLGGQFSSGKSSVLNSLLETGAEFKLPENTLASTSVSTYMMYGQKGTVAACTKTGQEVPLNADALEAVSHDFNRMHAINPAQYIDFISIGLPQFRVKSIALLDTPGYNASDVATLQEYTDKRRSLKALRSVDHLVWLISAKEPLLSRTDANFIKNLNLSGKVTVIANKCDQVCDIFQSANPDNTDCIKKIRRCFDEAGIACDAVIPYCAKDPEWNGGRKRVLDFLTKAASSKQYAEDCGAQMDIILTELKNEFENMLSSMSIAEMEEIDTYVDASSNPLELQSLVRLRGLMGFERSKLLYDHSIFNACAATLSQWIKQQQMSAK
- a CDS encoding radical SAM protein, producing MTTLNFPHDIAYVQNLARTIAPCAVKKKDHHFNLGIGLSTRCNFRCPMCYYHSETGDFVEPRDMPLSLLDAILNQLPTLANITVGLEGEPFCHPSIFQALDMMAQKSDRISIVSNGSLLTPSVCRTLSAYPITLFALSIDAADTAAYAKFRVGGNLQTFKKHGACLAEYFGDAVRLHTVMFAENLDSIFQMPQVAAEMGIGHISFQQLRPHAAALRRGITPSDHFELESCLNRLIENAKKYNIVLHFDSFFANKTIMQMLSDISETTSVVSVQPHVGKQCPYIFNFTSILSDGRIFPCCGDFRPAEVGDYSFDGIFNHDYLKSLRTLCLQSIPMAPCSLCRQDLMDY